In Labrus mixtus chromosome 11, fLabMix1.1, whole genome shotgun sequence, a single window of DNA contains:
- the ifnlr1 gene encoding interferon lambda receptor 1: MKMWSMRVIILLLFCYSCLSTDNRNQKVYFDSRNFNNVLRWVPVEPAFPGQKVLYSVKYWSDAKEDQPYQMKVDCQNITALSCDLTAETPSVYDVHYRAQVYVNGSVHGRTTSFKPLAHTKLGPPSLSIYTTASSLHVKVSLPSGPNGVSVADIITRNKIGPSESFIVYVINITSPKWAAKVNQSKTGRFVINLKNNHTKYCGYVVYMPSAEWGRSKSEKALFCDKLQSNHRKILPWLLVSAALLLAVVIISIVSICYYMRGGKEKKMPKPLVTPFNPGHRVMDILDGNRHISKVDFNSQGEPTVYATIQVKPNVSAVEAGGYSPQDTWQGSDNSSEGTGAQSSTSNQEDTSAQSSEIYSVVAVHVPAEENQDGQQGATKERQTGNLPFPSSREDWEKGGNDPELTTHGVPIPELDSIESNAAMPLLLRTVRDSNGQLILPSLTFQSTTAGGEIKPLLSDLIDANKEGPSLASFQSFDSSEWSDSGCGDSTVNTPTHPYCNTNYCPSQPVVSYLQQGCQNTPSGDATFESGYKQNWMPTTLLGILSKDSCGYRRTEKLWPWAGSKTEEEEREDEEIHLGAWGIRIQE, from the exons CTTGCCTGTCGACTGACAATCGGAATCAGAAAGTATATTTTGACTCCAGGAACTTCAACAACGTTCTCCGCTGGGTTCCAGTTGAGCCAGCCTTCCCTGGCCAAAAGGTCCTCTATAGTGTCAAGTACTGGAG TGATGCCAAAGAAGACCAACCATATCAGATGAAAGTGGATTGTCAGAACATAACTGCCCTGTCCTGTGACCTGACTGCCGAGACCCCATCAGTTTATGATGTTCACTACCGGGCTCAGGTCTATGTTAACGGCAGTGTTCATGGTCGCACCACCAGTTTTAAACCTCTAGCACACA CTAAACTTGGTCCACCAAGCCTTTCCATTTATACAACGGCGTCATCCTTGCATGTTAAAGTCTCCCTGCCCTCGGGACCCAATGGAGTCTCCGTCGCagacatcatcaccagaaacaaAATAGGGCCATCTGAgagttttattgtttatgtCATAAACATCACCAGTCCAAAGTGGGCTGCAAAG GTCAATCAATCCAAAACTGGACGCTTCGTCATCAACTTGAAGAACAACCACACAAAGTACTGTGGCTATGTAGTCTACATGCCTTCTGCAGAATGGGGTCGCTCAAAGAGTGAAAAGGCCCTCTTCTGTGACAAACTGCAAA GTAATCATCGGAAGATTTTGCCATGGTTGCTTGTGAGTGCTGCTCTTCTACTAGCTGTGGTCATCATTTCCATTGTGTCTATTTGCTACTACATGAGGGgtggaaaggaaaagaaaatgccAAAGCCATTG GTGACCCCTTTTAACCCCGGACATAGAGTAATGGACATTCTAGATGGGAATCGCCACATTTCTAAAGTAGACTTCAACAGTCAAGGTGAACCAACAGTTTATGCAACCATACAAGTGAAGCCAAATGTGTCAGCAGTTGAAGCAGGAGGTTATTCACCCCAAGACACCTGGCAAGGCAGTGACAACTCCTCTGAGGGCACAGGTGCACAAAGTTCAACTTCAAATCAAGAGGACACAAGTGCCCAGTCCTCAGAAATTTACAGTGTTGTGGCAGTCCATGTCCCTGCTGAAGAGAATCAAGATGGTCAGCAGGGTGCCACTAAAGAAAGACAAACTGGGAACTTACCATTTCCCTCCAGCAGAGAAGACTGGGAAAAAGGTGGAAATGATCCAGAGCTTACCACACATGGAGTACCGATACCTGAGCTGGACTCCATTGAGAGCAATGCAGCCATGCCACTGCTGTTGCGTACAGTTCGGGATTCAAACGGACAACTAATATTGCCTTCTCTCACTTTCCAGAGCACCACTGCTGGCGGGGAAATAAAACCCCTTTTATCTGACCTCATAGACGCCAATAAAGAGGGGCCATCGTTGGCTTCCTTTCAGAGCTTCGACAGCTCAGAGTGGTCTGACTCAGGGTGTGGTGATAGCACTGTAAACACACCAACCCATCCGTACTGTAACACCAATTACTGCCCATCTCAGCCAGTTGTTTCTTACTTGCAACAGGGATGTCAGAACACACCATCTGGTGATGCAACATTTGAATCAGGTTACAAACAAAACTGGATGCCAACAACCCTTCTTGGGATTTTATCCAAAGACAGTTGTGGATACAGAAGGACGGAGAAGCTTTGGCCATGGGCTGGTTCTAAaacggaggaggaagagagagaagatgaggaaATTCATCTTGGGGCTTGGGGAATACGAATTCAAGAATAA